Within the Takifugu rubripes chromosome 8, fTakRub1.2, whole genome shotgun sequence genome, the region gaaccagagctcccagtttactggccagtagcagaaccagagctcccagtttactcaccagtaacagaaccagagctcccagtttactcaccagtagcagaaccagagctcccagtttactcaccagtaacagaaccagagctcccagtttactcaccagttacagaaccagagctcccagtttactcaccagttacagaaccagagctcccagtttactcaccagtaacagaaccagagctcccagtttactcaccaggaacagaaccagagctcccagtttactggccagtaacagaaccagagctcccagtttactcaccagtagcagaaccagagctcccagtttactcaccaggaacagaaccagagctcccagtttactggccagtaacagaaccagagctcccagtttactcaccagtagcagaaccagagctcccagtttactcaccagtagcagaaccagagctcccagtttactggccagtagcagaaccagagctcccagtttactcaccagtaacagaaccagagctcccagtttactcaccagtagcagaaccagagctcccagtttactcaccagttacagaaccagagctcccagtttactcaccagttacagaaccagagctcccagtttactcaccagtaacagaaccagagctcccagtttactcaccaggaacagaaccagagctcccagtttactggccagtaacagaaccagagctcccagtttactcaccagtagcagaaccagagctcccagtttactcaccaggaacagaaccagagctcccagtttactcaccagtaacagaaccagagctcccagtttactcaccagtaacagaaccagagctcccagtttactcaccaggaacagaaccagagctcccagtttactggccagtaacagaaccagagctcccagtttactcaccagtagcagaaccagagctcccagtttactcaccagtagcagaaccagagctcccagtttactggccagtagcagaaccagagctcccagtttactcaccagtaacagaaccagagctcccagtttactcaccagtagcagaaccagagctcccagtttactcaccagtaacagaaccagagctcccagtttactcaccaggaacagaaccagagctcccagtttactggccagtaacagaaccagagctcccagtttactcaccagtagcagaaccagagctcccagtttactcaccaggaacagaaccagagctcccagtttactggccagtaacagaaccagagctcccagtttactcaccagtagcagaaccagagctcccagtttactcaccagtaacagaaccagagctcccagtttactcaccagtagcagaaccagagctcccagtttactcaccagtagcagaaccagagctcccagtttactcaccagttacagaaccagagctcccggtttactcaccagtaacagaaccagagctcccagtttactcaccagttacagaaccagagctcccagtttactcaccagtaacagaaccagagctcccagtttactcaccagtaacagaaccagagctcccagtttactcaccaggaacagaaccagagctcccagtttactggccagtaacagaaccagagctcccagtttactcaccagtagcagaaccagagctcccagtttactcaccagtagcagaaccagagctcccagtttactggccagtagcagaaccagagctcccagtttactcaccagtaacagaaccagagctcccagtttactcaccagtagcagaaccagagctcccagtttactcaccagttacagaaccagagctcccagtttactcaccagttacagaaccagagctcccagtttactcaccagtaagagaaccagagctcccagtttactcaccaggaacagaaccagagctcccagtttactggccagtaacagaaccagagctcccagtttactcaccagtagcagaaccagagctcccagtttactcaccaggaacagaaccagagctcccagtttactggccagtaacagaaccagagctcccagtttactcaccagtagcagaaccagagctcccagtttactcaccagtaacagaaccagagctcccagtttactcaccagtaacagaaccagagctcccagtttactcaccagtagcagaaccagagctcccagtttactcaccagttacagaaccagagctcccagtttactcaccagttacagaaccagagctcccagtttactcaccagtaagagaaccagagctcccagtttactcaccaggaacagaaccagagctcccagtttactggccagtaacagaaccagagctcccagtttactcaccagtagcagaaccagagctcccagtttactcaccaggaacagaaccagagctcccagtttactggccagtaacagaaccagagctcccagtttactcaccagtagcagaaccagagctcccagtttactcaccagtaacagaaccagagctcccagtttactcaccagtaacagaaccagagctcccagttagCTTGATTCTGGCGTCCTTGTGTTGATGCAGGAACCCTGAAGGTCCACCATGGCTGCACGGTGGCGGGCTGTTCCATGGTCTTCAGCTCGCTGCGCAGCCCCAACCCGCGGCTCCACGCCGGCGCCGTCAGTGTGTCAGCAACACGCCAAGAACAGGCCGCTGGGCCCGGGACGGCGTccgctggccccgcccctccacACCAACGCACGCATCACAGCTGCCGGGCTGCTCCGGTCCTCCCGGGTCATCGCGCCTCACCCCCGGGGTCACCGCTGGGGTCACGGCCGGGGTCACGGCCGGGGTCACGGCCGGGGTCACCGCCGGGGTCACGGCCAGGGTCACCGCCGGGGTCACGGCCGGGGTCACCGCCAGGGTCACCGCCGGGGTCACCGCCTGCTGCCCGTTCCTGACCGTGGCGCCGCCGGAGAAGCACGAGGACGGCTGAGAGAGAGTTCCTGCCAGGCAGCACCAACGAAGAAAAAACCCAGGAAGTCGAGCACGCCGATGAAAATAGAACAAGaacgggaggaggagaaggaggaggagtaggaggaggagggggggaggaggaggaagagggggaggaggaagaggaaggggaggaggaggggggaggaggaggagggggaggacgagtaggaaaaggaggaggggggaggaggagaaggagggggagaaggaggaggggggaggaagaggaggggggagcagcTTCAACCCAGAGACAGAAGAACCCTTGAGGCCACGTGAGGAGCTTCCAGGTGATGACGTCACCAAGCcgccatcagctgctgctgaactttgtgagaggatgaggagcactCTTCATCTTAGCTTAGCTTCTTTTAACTTTCTAAGCTAAAACAGATACTTTAATTCATAAATTatgttttggggtttgtttgtttgtttgaataaAACCTTCCTGCTgatcacgcacacgcacacgcactatTCCTTTATCTGAATAAGAATTTATCAGTTGAAAAAAGAAAGCGGAACCTCGCGCGCTTGTCTGTTTCCAGTCGGACGGCTTTTCTGCCCGGACCAGGCGTCTGAATTGGAGCGTCGTTGTCGCTGTTCTCCGTCGTCACGGTTTGAATAAAAGTTCAAATGTCGAAGGGAGACTCGCTGAGACGGTTCTTCGCCGACAGACTCGCCGCCCTGACGCAGGAAATCTTAGCGGTGTTTGACGGAGTCGCGGCCGATTATGAGGCGGAAGCTTCGGGCAGCTGGAGGCAGCTGGAGGTTCTCCCGTCTCCAGGATGTTTAACTTCGAACATGAAGCCTGAACAACGCTTCACAAACCAGAAGCAACAgttcaaattaaaatgtaaagaatcttttacacacacctgtgaaaCATTTTAAACGTGAACCTAAGAACAAAACAGGCGTTCTAATCTGACGTTCTGACCCAGAACGTGAGCGTCAAGTTCTTCCAATTTCACAATAATGTTGCTGATGTTGAAGGACCCGATAAACGGTCCCGGTTCCTGGTACTGGTGGAGTCCACCAGGTGGACCTTCAGGTCACAACCGGTTCTTTCTTCTCCAGATGGGAAGCGTAAAAGAGTCCTCGGTgctggtgaggatgaggagttcGAGGGTTCTGCAGGTCCACGCAGCTGCTCCGGTGGTGCGGAGCGGTTCTGTTTGACCGGGTTGGgctgtgtgtgcaggcagcagaggaaccGGAGGACCCGGGGGGACCGGGTCCCTCTGCCGGGCCCACAGCTGAGGACCGGAGCGCCCGAGCCAGGTGACGTCTCAGGACTCATCGTCTCCGCTGATGCAAAGCAAATGTGGCTCGTGTCTCCGTCTGCAGCTGGACGCAGGACGCTGACGGCGGGTCCACAGACCCGTCCCCACCCCAGGAGGACACGGAGCACGCGGAGCATCAATGGACGCCTGCTGAGAAGATGAGTCTGGTCCTCTGGAGTCGCACGCCTCGGTCAGACGGGCCTCGGATCAGGTGGACGAGGCCAGAAGCGTTTGCAGTGGGCGTCCCCGTCTGGGGGACGGGCGTCTCAGGTGGAGCTCCTGTGAAGGGctgagggttctggaggaggagcccagCAAAGATCTGAGCGCCCACAGCAGAAGCTCCACACGCAGGAAGCTCTGACCCGGCACAAGGCGACCCGCTCCGAGGAGAGGACGCACCTCTGCCGGGTCTGCTGCACCATGttcctgagcagctgcaggtccacCTCAGGACCCACTCCGAGCCAGCTGACCGTCCACACCAGGGTCCACACGGGGGAGACGCCGGACCGCTGCCCGGACTGTGGCCGGTCCTTCAAGTGCAAGATTCACCTGGACAATCACATGAAGGTCCAGTCGGGACACAAGCCGTTCGCCTGTTCCAAGTCCTACCTGCCGGTCCACATGAGGACCCACAACGGGGAGAGACCCTACAGGTGCTCCGTGTGTGAGCAGGCCTTCACCCAGAGTCACTGTCTGAAGAGCCACATGAAGAGACACCAGGAGGGGGGACCTGCAGGGACCACCTGATCAACGGCGTCCACCAGGAGGGGGGACCTGCAGGGACCACCTGATCTAGGGCGTCCACCAGGAGGGGGGACCTGCAGGGACCACCTGATCTATGGCGTCCACCAGGAGGGGGGACCTGCAGGGACCACCTGATCTAGGGCCTCCACCAGGAGGGGGGACCTGCAGGGACCACCTGATCTAGGGCGTCCACCAGGAGGGGGGACCTACAGGGACCACCTGATCTAGGGCATCCACCAGGAGGGGGGACCTACAGGGACCACCTGATCTCGGGCGTCCACCAGGAGGGGGGACCTGCAGGGACCACCTGATCTAGGGCGTCCACCAGGAGGGGGGACCTGCAGGGACAACCTGATCAACGGTGTCCACCGCTgggcctctctccctctgtccaggTCTCTGTCCATGTCTCTGtccatgtccacacacacactcactaatttGAAACACAATCATACATCAGGATTAATCACAGGAAAAGTACTCTGTACTTATTGGTtgtagtttttaaaaatatatatctatataacTGTTTAACACTGTCAACTTTAGAATTATCCCTGATGGGATGGAACATCTTAAGAATTAATTTGAAATAATTGCACAACCAAATTTCTCATTTGAAACCTTTAATCACAAAATAATTTCGACTTTTAATATTTTATCCCTAGAATATGAAATTCCCCCGTCACTCGCTCTCATTGCAGTTCTTCTCGCTGCCGCTGGGTGTCGCTATAAACATGTCCTTGGTGCACGCGTGCATTGCTCTTGGATGCAATGAATTTTGAGCCATTCCGGATTCCGTAGTTAAACAGGAAGTAACGCTTGAAGCTTTTTGCGGGAGCGTCTATTTGACAAGATTTCTCGTTACTTTTGTGAACGACGCGCAGGGATCGCCTGGACTTTGTCCGTTTGGGGATGAGAACATGGATCGATTTCTGGATCACTTCAGATACAAAAGCGAGGCCGTCAGTAAAGTCTAACTGCTTGTGAATTTGGGATGATTACATTTCACCATCTACTCTACTACTCTTACTTGATTTCTCTATTTGCTGCAGGAGTCCAAGTGGTTACAGGAAATCTTCAGCTTCATTAGTCAACatctttttcctcttgtttctAAGTTcactggacctgctgctgacaCTTGTGTGACAGGTTAGTGGTCCAGTCAGCATCTGGGGTGACTTGATGACTGTAATACTGGGGACGCATGAGCCAGCTCAGGAAGGCTCTTTCTGCTCCAGGTTGCTGTCCAACATTTCCTTCCTCATTTTATCCACTTACAATGTGTTGCAGGTGGAGGTGCGTGTTGTCAAGATCTTGCAATGTGTGTGGTCACAAAGATAGAGGAGAACATGTGTGTTTCGCACACTTTACCTGTCAGCTACAGGTAAGACCTCAGGGAAAAAGACAGGTTTTGCTGCGGAGGATGTTGACTGACGCTTCCCTAACTTGACTCCAGGCTGGTCTCCATCTCCGAGCTGGTCTCCCAGCAACACTTGCCTTGTGTCAGCCGTCTCTCCTGGAGCACCAGTCAGCAGCGAGCATGGCTGAAAGAGGCAGAGCGTTCACCGCCAGGTCACCAGCCTCTACAGCGGGTGAACCTGCTGCTAACTGGCTGCTTAGAAGAGGGGCAGGCGGGAGGATGGAGGGTGACAGACACCAGTGGGAGTGTCCGGTGTGAGGTGGGTGCTCTCTTCTGCTCCATCTGTGGGTTTAGGCGCAACAGTCATATTTAAAGTTGTCCGTTTCTGCCTGTCCCTTTAGGCTGTgtctttttctccactgtggCTGCATCATCCTGTCCTCTTTCCTAACTGGAACTACATCCCCTACAGTGGAacgctaaccaggccatcccaacaactggaccatcaccagatgtgctgactgtgggaacatgcagggtctccaacgagcccttaagctccttcagccctatatatttttctgaggcgtcatcactaattcagaaatccaagtccaccacgtgtcctttagatcccatcccaacacacctgttgaaggatgttctaccattgataggcagttctatcctggaccagatcaatggttctttagtgccaggttatgtaccccggtcctacaaggtggcagtgattaagccgttgcttaaaaaaccatcactggatcctgatgtcttagcaaattataggccaatatccaaccttccttttatctctaaagttctagagaaggtggtggtgactcagttactggagcacctgcagaggaacagcctgtttgagatgtttcagtcaggctttagagctcaccacagcacagaaacagcacttcttaaagtcactaatgatcttctcatagcttcagatcatggactggtctctatgctggttctgctggacctcagtgctgcttttgatccagttgatcacagcatcctgttacagagactggaacatgtgattgggattaaagggacagcactagactggtttagatcatacttatctgatagataccagtttgctcatgtccatggttgCTCCTGTTTGACAGACGGCCTTCAGGTCTGGTCTCAAACAGTCGTCAACATCAGAAGTCGGACAAAACATGGATGCACAGATCAAGACCAATCGCATTTCAGTGGCTCGACTGGATGAATTATGGGCTCAGCAATTCAAGTGGGATTTTCCTGAGAACGCTCAGTCAGAGCATTTGGAAATGTCCAAGGAAGATCAGCTGTTCATGGATCGAGTCTCTGAGTCAACCAAGCTGTTGACCAACCAAGCTACTCAATCAGGTTGCTGTTGAAAAACAAAGATGTGAAAATGCCCAATAACAGAGCTCAACATGAAGAAGAAGCTTCAGAGGAACCAGACGTTCAAAGACGACTACGTCATGAACGACATGATCAGCAAAGGCTACGCTGTAAAAGTACCAAATGAAGACCTAAAACGGAGTGATGGAAAGGTGTGGTTTATTCCGCATCACGCTGTTTACCACCCTAAGAAGCAGGAAATACGAGTGGTATTCGACTGTGGCTTCTTACCAAGGAACCACACTCAATCAGCAACTACTTCAAGGGCCTGACATGACAAGCAGTCTCATCGGCGTCTTAACAAGGTTCCAAGACCAAGTCGCAATAATGGCGGACGTAGAATCGATGTTCCTTCAAGTTAAAGTACCACCAGAGGACGCTGACCTTCTCAGGTTCCTGTGGCGGCCGGACGGCGACGTCTCACAAGAGCTGCAAGAATACAGGATGGAGGTCCACTTGTTTGGCGCCACCTCCTCACCAAGCTGCGTTATGCTTTGAGAAAATGTGCTGAAGATAACGAGCAGTTTTGATGCAGCTCAGTGGAAACGGTTTTGTGTCACTTCTATGTTGACGACTGTTTGAGATCAGTTGCATCCGAACAAGAAGCAGTCAAGTTATATCAAGACCTGAAGGCCGTCTGTCAAACAGGAGGATTCAGACTAACAATGGATGACCAATAACCAGACTGTGCTGTCAAGCTTTCTACAAGAGGACCGGGCAACAGAAGTCAAAACCCTCGACTTCGAGCAGGAATCACTCGCCATGGAGAGAGCCTTAGGCGTACTGTGGTGTATCCGGGCAGATCAGTTTAAGTTCCACGTCAGCATCCAGCAGAGGCCTCTCACCCGAAGGGGAGTCTTGGCAATGATGAGTTCAGTCTACGACCCACTGGGGATGTTGTCTCCAGTCGTACTGCCTGCCAAAAACATTCTCCAGGATGGGACGATGCTGTGCCAGACCATCTCGCACAACACTGGTCAAGGTGGATGgaagagcttcagcagctcACCAACTTTGGAGTGGACCGGTGCTTCACACCACCAGAGTTTGGAGCAACAGCGGAGGCTCAACTACACCACTTCAGTGACGCCAGCGAAACAGGCTACGGTGTTGTCACTTACCTGGTCCAGAAGAACAGCAGCAACCAAATGCACTGCTCATTCATCATGGGGAAGGCCAGGGTTGCCCCTCTTAAACCCATAACTATCTGGAGCTGACAGCGGCTACCTTAGCTGTTAAGGTGGACACCATAATAAAGAAAGAACTGCAGATTCCACTGTCAGATTCCAAGTTCTGGACAGACAGCACCGCTGTACTCAAGTACATAGCAAGCCAGAAGAACAGATTCAAGACATTTGTGGCGAACAGGGTCGCTATGATCTTACAAGCATCAAGAGTGGGGCAATGGAGCTACATCAACTCACGGTTGAATCCAGCTGACTACGCTTCCAGGGGTCAAAGGGTGAGTGTGTTCACACAGAACAAAGTATGGATCTCAGGGCCCGCTTTCCTCAGCAAGCCAGAATCAGAATGGCCAGACCAGCGTGTTCGCTTGGAGGAGCTTACAGTGGTAGATCCTGAGGTCAAGAAAGGCATATGATGTAATGCAACAACTAACAGAACACTTCTCCTCCTGGATACGGCTGAAAAAGGCAGTGGCATAGCTCGCTCGAGTCAAAGGGACGCTGGGGAACCTGTCaaagaagagaaaggaaatgaatgaatcatACAAGGACCAAGAACAAGTGAACAAAGAAATGACAAGCTATAAGAGGAGTCTCAAACAGACTTACCTGACTCTGGACGATCTGCAACAAGCTGAGCCGGATATCATCCGTCATTGTCAGCAAAGGAAGTTCCAAGAGGAAATGTCTGCTCTTCAGAGAAAAGAGCCCGTCAAGAAAGGCAGTCGAACCTTCAGACTGAATCCGCACCTTCAGGAGGGAACCCTTTGTGTTGGAGGAAGGTTAAGTCGAGCATCTATGCCAGCCGAAGCCAAGCACCCGATGCTCCTGCCTAAAGACCATCATGTGGCTTATCTGATTCTCCAGGATGCACATGAGCGACTGGGACACAGCGGACGCAATCATGTCTTGTCTCATGTACGTCAAAGATACTGGATCATCGATGCCCCCTCAACAATCCAGAAAATGCTGTCTCACTGTACTATCTGTCGAAGACAACATGGTGCATCAGGCACACAAATGATGGCGGACCTACCGAGAAATAGACTTGTACCGGATGAACCACCTTTTACCAGAAGTGGGGTGGATCTCTTTGGACCATTCAATGTAAAACGAGGAAGATCCTATGTAAAAAGATACGGAGTTATCTTTACCTGTCTTGCAAGTCGTGCAGTCCACATGGAAATGGCGACATCACTGGAAACACACTCCTTTATTCATGCTCTGCGTCGCTTCAGCGCAAGAAGGGGTCAAGTGAAGGAAATGAGATCCGACAATGGGACTAACTTTGTCGGAGCTGGACTACTTGCCTCTACTTCAGAAGAGACAGAAATGGAACCCACCCATCACGGAACTTCATCCCAGGAGATGTAGTCTTGATCATCGACGAGTCAGCACCTAGGGGATCCTGGCTGATGGGAAGGATCGTCAAGACTACAGAGGATGAGCATGGAATGGCCCGCAAGGTTCGAGTCAAGACTAAGACTAATGAGCTTGAGAGGCCAATAACAAAGCTCTGCTTACTGCAAGGAGCAGCATGAGAAGGACTGTACCTGGTTGGGTGATATTTGCTTTGTGTTACTAAAAAGAAAGACTTTCTTCAAATAGGTTGTAATTGTTTCTGCCCTAGAAAGTAATTAGGGGCCGGTATGTAGAGGCAGAAGTACAGTTTATGGTTATGCAGTTCATattattaaaatgtgttaaGAAAATGCATAATTCAATAATATAAGCACAGAGAGATTTAATAGTTAATCATTTCATTTATAACTTTATAATGGTTAAAAGGGTTAAAATGTCTCATTGAATTCATGTTGTTATGTGATTTCGTATCTGTTGATAAAATTAGTGCTTCTCCTTTAAGACCACATAGAGCCAGGTGTGCCTGTTTACCCTGAGCGGGTAATCAGTGCtggggagctggagaagctttcttacctctatctctctctttcttctatAAGTAATTAGTTGCAACAAGTGTGTTAGCCAGACCCAAACGTTTGGTAATTTTGTGGAAATAAACCTggagatttttatattttttcttcACTACAAACGTTTCCTGAGTGGATTTGTGGAACTACACAGCTGAGCTACAGACACCGCCGGTGGAATGCAACTTCTTGCTAGCGTTAGACAGATAAGTAAGCCACTGCTAGATCTCAAGCTAATCAAACCTCTAcactcctcatacagtagggttagccatggagttcctcaaggttctgtactcggaccaatcctcttcaccttgtacatgcttcccttagggaacattattcggcagcatgggatcaatgttcattgttatgctgatgacactcagctctatttatccatgaaacccgaggagacagagaagttagtgaagcttcagacctgtcttaaagacataaagtcctggatgtcttcaaatttcctcctccttaacccaggaaaaactgaggtcatggtgtttggtcctgaaactctcagggatagattagatcacatgatcactctagatggtatctcattagcatctagtctctctgtgaggaatctaggagtaacttttgatcaaaatctctccttcaactcacacattaaattagtctctagaagtgccttttttcacttgaggaacatctcaaagatcaggaagctactgatgcagcctgatgctgaaaagttagtccatgcatttgttacttcctggctgtaactccttattatcagggggtccaaacaactctttaagaagcctccagctgatccaaaatgctgcagccagagttctgacaggtattgacaaaagagatcacatgactcctgtaatagcgtctcttcattggctgcccgttaaatttagaataatttttaaaacccttcttttgacctacaaggtcctcagaggcctagctccatcctacctggaggagctagtgataccttatcagcccaatagaccgctccgctctcagaatgctggtctactggtggcccccagagtctctaatggggggccgagcatttagctaccaggcccccctgctatggaaccagctccctgtccaggcccccctgctatggaaccagctccctgtccaggtacgggaggctgactccatcgctactttaagatcagacttcaaacctcctctttgatgaagctgattgttactaattcagtagttcca harbors:
- the LOC115250656 gene encoding CST complex subunit CTC1-like; translation: MDRFLDHFRYKSEAESKWLQEIFSFISQHLFPLVSKFTGPAADTCVTGGGACCQDLAMCVVTKIEENMCVSHTLPVSYRLVSISELVSQQHLPCVSRLSWSTSQQRAWLKEAERSPPGHQPLQRVNLLLTGCLEEGQAGGWRVTDTSGSVRCEAVSFSPLWLHHPVLFPNWNYIPYSGTLTRPSQQLDHHQMC